The genomic segment AACGACGCCATCTTCGAGTACACATTTGAAACCAAGAGGGATCAAGCTCCGGAAGAGGATGAAGACGGCCGAATTGACTATCGGTCTCTGAACTTCATTCAAAATGTAGAGGAAGATCAGGTGTTAGTGGTTAAGACTCCGCCAACAGATGGAGTTGATGGTACCAGCGTCAGGGGTACTCCTGTCAAAGCGGCATGTGGACGTGACCTGCCATTCCAATCGGGTAAAAACACGAAAATCTCCGAGGATGACCTGTCATTGATTGCGACCACAAGTGGATCCATAGTTCTCACTCGGGACGGCATTTCCGTCAATGATGTGACATCAATCCAGGGCGATGTCGATATGAGAGTGGGCAACATCGACTGCGCCGGTTCAGTGATAATCGGAGGTCAGATCAACGCAGGATTCAAAGTACATGTTGGCGGTAACCTCGACGTTGGCGGGAATGTCCAGGATTGTGTAATCGACTGCAAAGGAAACATCGTCATTAAGGGTGGATGCTTTGGCAAAGGTGAGGGGAATATCAAGGTCGGAGGCGACATTATCCTCAAGTTCGCCGAGGGACTGACAATCGAATCCGGCGGTAATGTGACTGTAGGCGGAGAGCTTATCAATTGCCAGGTGACTGCTGGCGGAAATGTCGATATCTGTGGCAAGAAGGGCACCATTGCGGGCGGAGCGATCTACGCCGGCAAGGAAATCAGATCCTCAGTGGCTGGCTCTGATGCCGGGACCATTACCGACCTCTACGTAGCCTACGATACCGAAATCATGAGTGAGTACGAGAACACGATGCAGGAAATCGACCGGGTGAATGCTGATCTTAAGAGGGTCAAAGAGACTCTATATGGACTGTATCGCCTTCAGGGAGATGGAAAACTGGATAGCGACAAAGAAGCCATCTTGAAGCAACTGGAAGAATTTCAGACTGGTGCCCCCGATGCTCTCAAGGCATTAGATGAAACCAAGGCTGGCATCGAAGGGCGGATGCAAGAATTTAAGGATGCACAAATCGTCGTCAAAGATACTCTCTACCCCGGTGTTATCGCACACTTTGGTATGGTTTACCGGGAATTTACAGAACAGACTGGGGCTTGCAAACTAACCCTCGAG from the Candidatus Zixiibacteriota bacterium genome contains:
- a CDS encoding FapA family protein, with the protein product MSLSTSTSTQTAKSSLVRIVIAKDSMTAMMAISKPSPGSNETTLDNVKEEIERVGLVYGIDWEAIDEALVKREWDTPVRIAAGTKPVKGNDAIFEYTFETKRDQAPEEDEDGRIDYRSLNFIQNVEEDQVLVVKTPPTDGVDGTSVRGTPVKAACGRDLPFQSGKNTKISEDDLSLIATTSGSIVLTRDGISVNDVTSIQGDVDMRVGNIDCAGSVIIGGQINAGFKVHVGGNLDVGGNVQDCVIDCKGNIVIKGGCFGKGEGNIKVGGDIILKFAEGLTIESGGNVTVGGELINCQVTAGGNVDICGKKGTIAGGAIYAGKEIRSSVAGSDAGTITDLYVAYDTEIMSEYENTMQEIDRVNADLKRVKETLYGLYRLQGDGKLDSDKEAILKQLEEFQTGAPDALKALDETKAGIEGRMQEFKDAQIVVKDTLYPGVIAHFGMVYREFTEQTGACKLTLEGGRVMVSEWREDRDGKH